In Nocardioides faecalis, the following proteins share a genomic window:
- the moeZ gene encoding adenylyltransferase/sulfurtransferase MoeZ, whose translation MSFPALVEPAAELTIDEVRRYSRHLIIPDVAMDGQKRLKNAKVLVIGAGGLGSPALLYLAAAGVGTLGIVEFDEVDESNLQRQVIHGQSDVGRPKAVSAQESIAEINPLVNVIVHNERLDNDNVREIFSGYDLIVDGTDNFATRYMVNDAAYFLGIPYVWGSIYRFDGQASVFAPTMADDAPCYRCLYPEPPPPGMVPSCAEGGVLGVLCAQIGSIQVNEAIKVLIGAGEPAIGKLVIYDALELEWRKLKVRKDPNCALCGENPTVTDLIDYESFCGAISEEAADAAADATISVTQLDAMLKEREEGSRDFVLVDVREPAEAEINHIPGAVLIPKGEFLNGNALSQLPSVDSGKQVVLHCKSGVRSAECLAVVKGAGYDDAVHVGGGVVAWVNQIDPSQPSY comes from the coding sequence GTGAGCTTTCCCGCGCTGGTCGAGCCGGCTGCCGAGCTGACCATCGACGAGGTCCGCCGCTACAGCCGCCACCTGATCATCCCCGACGTGGCGATGGACGGGCAGAAGCGGCTGAAGAACGCCAAGGTCCTCGTCATCGGCGCGGGTGGCCTGGGCAGCCCGGCGCTGCTCTACCTCGCCGCCGCCGGTGTCGGCACGCTCGGCATCGTCGAGTTCGACGAGGTCGACGAGTCCAACCTGCAGCGTCAGGTGATCCACGGCCAGTCCGACGTGGGCCGGCCGAAGGCGGTCTCCGCGCAGGAGTCGATCGCCGAGATCAACCCGCTGGTGAACGTGATCGTGCACAACGAGCGTCTCGACAACGACAACGTGCGCGAGATCTTCTCCGGCTACGACCTGATCGTCGACGGCACCGACAACTTCGCCACCCGCTACATGGTCAACGACGCGGCGTACTTCCTGGGGATCCCGTACGTGTGGGGCTCCATCTACCGCTTCGACGGCCAGGCCTCGGTGTTCGCGCCGACGATGGCCGACGACGCCCCCTGCTACCGCTGCCTCTACCCGGAGCCGCCGCCGCCGGGCATGGTCCCCTCCTGCGCCGAGGGTGGCGTGCTGGGTGTGCTGTGCGCCCAGATCGGCTCCATCCAGGTCAACGAGGCCATCAAGGTGCTCATCGGCGCCGGCGAGCCGGCCATCGGCAAGCTCGTCATCTACGACGCACTCGAGCTGGAGTGGCGCAAGCTGAAGGTCCGCAAGGACCCCAACTGCGCGCTGTGCGGCGAGAACCCGACGGTCACCGACCTGATCGACTACGAGTCGTTCTGCGGCGCGATCTCTGAGGAGGCCGCCGACGCCGCCGCCGACGCCACGATCAGCGTCACCCAGCTCGACGCGATGCTCAAGGAGCGCGAGGAGGGCAGCCGCGACTTCGTGCTCGTCGACGTCCGCGAGCCCGCCGAGGCCGAGATCAACCACATCCCGGGCGCGGTGCTGATCCCCAAGGGCGAGTTCCTCAACGGCAACGCGCTGTCCCAGCTGCCCAGCGTCGACTCCGGGAAGCAGGTCGTGCTGCACTGCAAGTCGGGCGTGCGCTCTGCGGAGTGCCTGGCCGTCGTCAAGGGCGCCGGGTACGACGACGCGGTCCACGTGGGTGGCGGCGTGGTGGCCTGGGTCAACCAGATCGACCCCAGCCAGCCCAGCTACTGA
- a CDS encoding TetR/AcrR family transcriptional regulator yields MASQQLNSDENPARGVRLPRRERRAQLLSAALEVFVAQGYHAAAMDDIAERAGVSKPVLYQHFPGKLELYLAILDAACDSIIASCRAALESTHDNKRRVAAAIDAFYAYVAHDTGAFRLVFESDLTSEQAVRDHVDRVTAECADMIAAVIRDDAGLPAPAARLLAVSLVGMGQVSARFWLADTDNGASGLTREEAAALVSGLAWRGIRGYPLSDEHADG; encoded by the coding sequence GTGGCAAGTCAGCAGCTCAACTCGGACGAGAACCCCGCACGCGGCGTACGCCTGCCGCGGCGCGAGCGACGGGCACAGCTGCTCTCCGCGGCGCTGGAGGTCTTCGTCGCGCAGGGCTACCACGCCGCCGCCATGGACGACATCGCCGAGCGCGCAGGCGTCTCCAAGCCCGTGCTCTACCAGCACTTCCCCGGCAAGCTCGAGCTCTACCTGGCCATCCTGGACGCCGCCTGCGACTCGATCATCGCCAGCTGCCGCGCCGCCCTGGAGTCCACCCACGACAACAAGCGGCGCGTGGCCGCGGCGATCGACGCCTTCTACGCCTACGTGGCGCACGACACGGGCGCCTTCCGCCTGGTCTTCGAGTCCGACCTGACCAGCGAGCAGGCGGTGCGCGACCACGTCGACCGGGTCACCGCCGAGTGCGCCGACATGATCGCCGCGGTGATCCGCGACGACGCCGGCCTGCCCGCCCCGGCCGCGCGGCTGCTCGCCGTCTCCTTGGTCGGCATGGGCCAGGTCAGCGCGCGGTTCTGGCTGGCCGACACCGACAACGGCGCCTCCGGCCTGACCCGGGAGGAGGCTGCGGCACTGGTCTCCGGGCTGGCCTGGCGCGGCATCCGCGGCTACCCGCTGAGCGACGAGCACGCCGACGGCTGA
- a CDS encoding DUF3107 domain-containing protein, which translates to MTVEVKIGVQNTARELVIETDESNESVAGLVREALGQDDGVLTLTDTKGKVTVVPIANLAYVEIGRSVAGQVGFRS; encoded by the coding sequence ATGACCGTCGAGGTCAAGATCGGTGTGCAGAACACCGCCCGGGAGCTCGTCATCGAGACCGACGAGTCCAACGAGTCCGTCGCGGGCCTGGTCCGCGAAGCGCTCGGCCAGGACGACGGTGTGCTGACCCTGACCGACACCAAGGGCAAGGTCACCGTGGTCCCGATCGCCAACCTCGCCTACGTCGAGATCGGCCGCAGCGTCGCCGGGCAGGTCGGCTTCCGCAGCTGA
- the ligD gene encoding non-homologous end-joining DNA ligase, giving the protein MARPQQPGTEVHVDVEGRTLRLTNLEKVLFPATGTTKGEVLDYYARIAPVLLPHLGSRPVTRIRWPHGVGESSFFEKNVPAGAPGWVRTAEVPTTGSRGPSRNGDTIVFPVVDTLPTLVWAVNLAALELHVHQWTVDDAGAPQGADRVVIDLDPGEPAGLHECCQVALWVRETLAEHGLEALPVTSGSKGLHLYARLPEPRDPEETTALAKEVAEGLQAEHGDLVTATMTKARRRGKVFLDWSQNAGSKTTVAPYSLRATPRPQVATPLTWEEVEAGAHDPLALEQFTPAQVLDRVAELGDLFAH; this is encoded by the coding sequence ATGGCACGCCCGCAGCAGCCGGGCACCGAGGTGCACGTCGACGTCGAGGGCCGCACCCTGCGGCTGACGAACCTGGAGAAGGTGCTGTTCCCCGCCACCGGCACCACGAAGGGGGAGGTGCTGGACTACTACGCCCGGATCGCGCCGGTGCTGCTGCCGCACCTGGGCTCTCGGCCGGTGACGCGGATCAGGTGGCCGCACGGGGTGGGGGAGTCCAGCTTCTTCGAGAAGAACGTTCCGGCCGGAGCCCCGGGGTGGGTGCGCACCGCCGAGGTGCCCACCACCGGCAGCCGCGGCCCGAGCCGCAACGGCGACACCATCGTGTTCCCCGTCGTCGACACGCTGCCCACCTTGGTCTGGGCGGTGAACCTGGCCGCGCTCGAGCTGCACGTGCACCAGTGGACGGTCGACGACGCCGGCGCCCCGCAAGGTGCCGACCGCGTCGTGATCGACCTGGACCCCGGCGAGCCCGCAGGGCTGCACGAGTGCTGCCAGGTCGCGCTGTGGGTGCGCGAGACCCTCGCCGAGCACGGACTGGAGGCGCTGCCGGTGACCAGCGGCAGCAAGGGGCTGCACCTCTACGCCCGGCTGCCCGAGCCCCGCGACCCCGAGGAGACCACGGCGCTGGCCAAGGAGGTCGCCGAGGGCCTGCAGGCCGAGCACGGCGACCTGGTCACCGCCACGATGACCAAGGCGCGCCGCCGCGGCAAGGTGTTCCTCGACTGGTCGCAGAACGCCGGGTCGAAGACGACCGTGGCGCCGTACTCGCTGCGTGCCACGCCACGGCCCCAGGTCGCCACGCCGCTGACGTGGGAGGAGGTCGAGGCGGGGGCCCACGACCCGCTCGCCCTGGAGCAGTTCACCCCGGCGCAGGTGCTGGACCGGGTCGCCGAGCTCGGCGACCTCTTCGCGCACTGA
- the ligD gene encoding non-homologous end-joining DNA ligase, with the protein MSDLLPMLATPGTHVPPGEEWCHEVKWDGVRALATITAGEVALRSRNGNSITPAWPELTTPPPVGSDTVVDGEIIALNERGVPDFRVLMDRMHVRKAATVARLARRVPATFMVFDVLRLAGTDLCDLPLTERRRRLADLDLAGSGWQVPVEYDDGPMLFDATRAQGLEGIVSKRRDSPYRPGVRSPHWLKFAHRHRGSYVVGGWRPQTGTSDRLAALLVGEVTGEGLRYRGRVGSGIGAKQTRLLTELLAPLHRGASPFADEVPRIDATGCTWVEPVVVVDVDTHGSGYERLRQPSFQGVRSDLSPDDLAPDAAAADGGAD; encoded by the coding sequence GTGAGCGACCTGCTGCCGATGCTGGCCACGCCGGGCACGCACGTCCCGCCCGGCGAGGAGTGGTGCCACGAGGTGAAGTGGGACGGGGTGCGCGCCCTGGCCACGATCACCGCCGGCGAGGTGGCGCTGCGCAGCCGCAACGGCAACTCCATCACGCCGGCGTGGCCCGAGCTGACCACGCCGCCGCCGGTGGGCTCCGACACCGTCGTGGACGGCGAGATCATCGCACTCAACGAGCGCGGCGTGCCGGACTTCCGGGTGCTGATGGACCGGATGCACGTGCGCAAGGCCGCGACCGTGGCCCGCCTGGCCCGGCGCGTGCCCGCCACGTTCATGGTCTTCGACGTGCTCCGGCTCGCGGGCACGGACCTGTGCGACCTGCCGCTGACCGAGCGCCGGCGTCGCCTCGCCGACCTCGACCTGGCCGGGTCCGGCTGGCAGGTCCCCGTCGAGTACGACGACGGCCCGATGCTCTTCGACGCCACTCGCGCCCAGGGTCTGGAGGGCATCGTCTCCAAGCGCCGCGACTCGCCGTACCGCCCGGGCGTGCGCAGCCCGCACTGGTTGAAGTTCGCGCACCGGCACCGCGGCTCGTACGTGGTCGGTGGCTGGCGCCCGCAGACCGGTACCAGCGACCGGCTGGCGGCGTTGCTGGTCGGCGAGGTCACCGGCGAGGGCCTGCGCTACCGCGGCCGGGTGGGCAGCGGCATCGGGGCGAAGCAGACCCGCCTGCTCACCGAGCTGCTCGCCCCGCTGCACCGTGGCGCCAGCCCGTTCGCCGACGAGGTGCCGCGCATCGACGCCACCGGCTGCACGTGGGTGGAGCCGGTGGTCGTGGTCGACGTGGACACCCACGGCAGCGGCTACGAGCGGCTGCGCCAGCCCTCCTTCCAGGGGGTGCGCTCCGACCTTTCCCCCGACGACCTCGCGCCGGACGCTGCCGCCGCGGACGGGGGAGCGGACTGA
- a CDS encoding Ku protein yields the protein MRAIWKGAVSFGLVSVPVKLYSATESHDVSFRQVHAKDGGRIKYQRICSIDGEEVPYSDIAKGYETEDGEMVVLDDEDLANLPTTSSREIAVEKFVPADQIDPMLFEKSYYLEPEGSAAKPYALLRQALLDANRMAVVTVALRQRTTTAVLRVRPTENGDVIVLQTMMWPDEIRVPDFTVESGEVKDAEVKMAKMLIETLAGDFDPSEFEDDYAEAVEAMVKTKIEGGEVKRTETSTKSGGEVVDLLAALQRSVEAAKTSRGESTPDENDGSGSKGSGSKGSGSTAKKSAAKKTATKKSAAKKDSSGGSGKSTTKKAAAKKSTTAKKSAAKKTAARKAS from the coding sequence ATGCGTGCGATCTGGAAGGGCGCGGTCTCCTTCGGCCTCGTCAGCGTGCCCGTCAAGCTCTACAGCGCCACCGAGAGCCACGACGTCTCGTTCCGCCAGGTCCACGCCAAGGACGGCGGCCGGATCAAGTACCAGCGCATCTGCTCGATCGACGGCGAGGAGGTGCCCTACTCCGACATCGCCAAGGGCTACGAGACCGAGGACGGCGAGATGGTCGTCCTCGACGACGAGGACCTCGCGAACCTGCCGACCACCTCCTCGCGCGAGATCGCGGTGGAGAAGTTCGTCCCGGCCGACCAGATCGACCCGATGCTGTTCGAGAAGTCCTACTACCTCGAGCCGGAGGGCAGCGCCGCGAAGCCGTACGCGCTGCTGCGCCAGGCGCTGCTGGACGCCAACCGGATGGCGGTCGTCACCGTCGCACTGCGCCAGCGCACCACCACCGCCGTGCTGAGGGTTCGCCCGACCGAGAACGGCGACGTGATCGTGCTGCAGACGATGATGTGGCCCGACGAGATCCGCGTCCCCGACTTCACCGTGGAGTCCGGCGAGGTCAAGGACGCCGAGGTCAAGATGGCGAAGATGCTCATCGAGACCCTCGCCGGGGACTTCGACCCCAGCGAGTTCGAGGACGACTACGCCGAGGCCGTCGAGGCGATGGTGAAGACCAAGATCGAGGGCGGCGAGGTCAAGCGCACCGAGACCTCGACGAAGTCCGGCGGCGAGGTCGTCGACCTGCTCGCAGCACTGCAGCGCTCGGTGGAGGCGGCGAAGACCTCGCGCGGCGAGTCCACCCCCGACGAGAACGACGGCTCCGGCTCGAAGGGCAGCGGGTCGAAGGGCAGCGGCTCGACGGCGAAGAAGAGCGCCGCCAAGAAGACCGCGACGAAGAAGTCGGCCGCCAAGAAGGACTCCTCGGGCGGGTCGGGCAAGAGCACGACCAAGAAGGCCGCCGCCAAGAAGAGCACGACGGCGAAGAAGAGCGCCGCGAAGAAGACCGCGGCCCGCAAGGCCAGCTGA
- a CDS encoding FHA domain-containing protein: MMTSALVVEVEGRVLRLEGKPVFRIGRAIEADVVLTAGSVSRRHAELRATDDGWVLVDAGSQFGTFVDDHRISEHRVSGRTVVRCGPPAAGSTLTLVPAEQYQPRAEESGAPPVAAPAPVPPPAPGRWSPYAPPSTPPPSMPANPPAAPPSGPPTAAPGGQPAPAGARFAPQAPGTPAHGTPVPSTPAHGEQPRSGEPSQPGARPALPPGSSVVLPGDDATQVLAVARPQPGAPGQPGVVAPRSGPDLLIVAEGREHRFRHPAQITVGRRSDATVVLTDPSCSRMHGRIDAVPDGWVYVNLSNEGTFADGRRVVQRRFDERLDLRLGHPVAGPELSLVPILSAVEEERRIARRRLRRQLVVWGAVAAALVLAIGVLAGAWFIARDDGSLRTAPPEGSASADGDPSTPAYLTPAELEAAKAATVKITAETHLLGDPSRTGTYHGSGSIIRADGLILTNAHVAQPEAAGLSEQYGGDQIANPDFLLVSLTDGMTDTNAPAAYRARVVDADGELDAAVLQIYANADGSDLDGTLDLPTVPIGNSDDLRAGDDVTVLGFPAVAGSGDSITVTTGVISTVLNDPELGPRSELDTDARIAPGNSGGMAINNDGQLIGIPTALFSDADTPVTSGRIRSIDAVKPLIRSAEDATS; the protein is encoded by the coding sequence ATGATGACGTCCGCGCTGGTGGTCGAGGTCGAGGGTCGTGTGCTCCGCCTCGAGGGCAAGCCCGTGTTCCGGATCGGCCGGGCCATCGAGGCCGACGTGGTGCTGACCGCCGGCTCCGTCTCACGCCGGCACGCCGAGCTGCGCGCCACCGACGACGGGTGGGTGCTGGTCGACGCCGGCAGCCAGTTCGGCACGTTCGTCGACGACCACCGGATCAGCGAGCACCGGGTGAGCGGGCGGACCGTGGTGCGCTGCGGCCCGCCCGCAGCCGGCAGCACGCTCACCCTCGTCCCGGCCGAGCAGTACCAGCCGCGCGCCGAGGAGTCCGGGGCACCGCCGGTGGCCGCACCGGCGCCCGTACCGCCGCCGGCGCCCGGACGGTGGAGCCCGTACGCGCCGCCGTCGACTCCGCCGCCGTCGATGCCGGCGAATCCGCCCGCGGCCCCGCCGTCAGGTCCGCCCACGGCTGCGCCCGGTGGCCAACCGGCCCCGGCAGGTGCCCGGTTCGCGCCACAGGCGCCAGGCACCCCCGCCCACGGCACCCCGGTCCCCAGCACTCCCGCCCACGGTGAGCAGCCCCGGTCGGGCGAGCCCAGCCAGCCCGGCGCGCGTCCCGCGCTCCCGCCCGGCAGCAGTGTGGTGCTGCCCGGCGATGACGCCACCCAGGTGTTGGCCGTGGCCCGGCCGCAGCCGGGTGCGCCGGGCCAGCCCGGCGTCGTAGCGCCGCGCAGCGGGCCGGACCTGCTGATCGTGGCGGAGGGCCGCGAGCACCGGTTCCGTCACCCCGCGCAGATCACCGTGGGCCGGCGCAGCGACGCCACCGTGGTGCTCACCGACCCCTCCTGCTCGCGGATGCACGGGCGCATCGACGCGGTGCCCGACGGCTGGGTGTACGTGAACCTGTCCAACGAGGGCACCTTCGCGGACGGCCGCCGGGTGGTGCAGCGCCGCTTCGACGAGCGGCTCGACCTGCGCCTGGGGCACCCCGTCGCCGGGCCGGAGCTGAGCCTGGTGCCGATCCTGTCCGCGGTGGAGGAGGAGCGCCGGATCGCGCGCCGCCGGCTGCGCCGGCAGCTGGTGGTCTGGGGCGCGGTGGCCGCCGCCCTGGTGCTGGCGATCGGCGTGCTGGCGGGTGCCTGGTTCATCGCCCGCGACGATGGCTCCTTGCGCACCGCCCCACCGGAGGGCTCCGCGAGCGCCGACGGCGACCCCAGCACCCCGGCGTACCTGACCCCCGCGGAGCTCGAAGCCGCAAAGGCGGCGACCGTGAAGATCACCGCCGAGACCCACCTGCTCGGCGACCCGTCCCGCACCGGCACCTACCACGGCTCCGGATCGATCATCCGCGCCGATGGTCTGATCCTGACCAACGCGCACGTCGCCCAGCCCGAGGCCGCCGGCCTCTCGGAGCAGTACGGCGGCGACCAGATCGCGAACCCCGACTTCCTGCTCGTCTCGCTGACCGACGGCATGACGGACACCAACGCGCCGGCCGCCTACCGGGCCCGGGTCGTCGATGCCGACGGCGAGCTGGACGCGGCGGTGCTGCAGATCTACGCCAACGCCGACGGCAGCGACCTCGACGGGACGCTCGACCTGCCCACCGTGCCGATCGGCAACTCCGACGACCTGCGGGCCGGCGACGACGTCACGGTGCTCGGCTTCCCGGCGGTGGCCGGCTCCGGCGACTCGATCACGGTGACCACCGGAGTCATCTCCACCGTGCTCAACGACCCGGAGCTGGGACCGCGCTCGGAGCTCGACACCGACGCCCGGATCGCGCCGGGCAACTCCGGCGGCATGGCGATCAACAACGACGGACAGCTGATCGGGATCCCGACCGCGCTCTTCTCCGACGCCGACACACCGGTCACCAGCGGCCGGATCCGCTCGATCGACGCGGTCAAGCCCCTGATCCGCAGCGCCGAGGACGCCACCAGCTGA